The DNA segment TCAATATCACTTTcatctatatattttataattttacTTTTCATACATGAATAAGTACCAAATAAACATTCTAAAGCTATACCAGCCTTTAATTCTTCATGGTAATGATAAGGATCTGTGTCATCATCCAGTTTAATCCATGGATATTTTAAAGTCTTACCTAAAActttaaatttataaagaggaaaaaaatttttcaaaatatatcCTAAGCCTATTAACATTTTAACAAATAATGTACTTGTTTGTTTTTCTAAACTAATCATAGGAGATATTAGTGCTAAAcctttaatatattttctccattcttttttttcatcatatattttttcaaacATTTTTAAAGCTATACATCCACCCATAGATGTACCCATAATTATTATAGGTcttaattcattttttgCTTTCCATTCATTTACAAATATTTCTAATGCCTGAACAGCATCAGCGACTAAATTTTCAAAATCTTCAACAAAACATCGTTCATTTCTTGATGCCTCTGATAATCCATGTGATTGATTATCAATACCACAAAAGGTATAACcattatcatttaatgTTTGAATCCAACTACTATCATAAGACATTGTCCTTTTGCCACAATTACAATAGTTTGAAAGACCACATTTGgaacaataatataagtttttataaacatCATTATCTTTATCACTTTCggtaaataataaaacattattatcatcCATTGATTTTGTAaaatcttttttatttgtaacATTTTGTGAATTCACATTTTCATTAACATTATTctcattatttttttttttatttgatatatcattatttgaTTGAGAACAACTATTCCTTAACTTACTGCTTTCGTTAATAGAACATTCTTTCATTGTCTTTTCATTCTTATTAGCCCATTCGGGTCTAccataataatttaaatattgaTTTCTCAAATGTGTAGTAACTCCATGTAAAGCAAAAACATATGCTTTAGTTTTTTCTTCTTTGGGTTTCCATGTATATCTAGctatttttaaattttctCTGTTTGTAAAAAAACTTATCTCTGGGTTTCCATCttcaaaaataatattattctcGTTTCCATGATTTTCTTTATTCCCTGAAATATTCTTGTTTTCCTTTTTTGAtttttcatctttatttttataatctttataattattcaatatattatcatcatcacTATATAAAACCCCTCTTGATATTTTATGCATATATTTACTTgaatcatataaattttcattcaaaatattcgccatatttccttttcttaataataaaatgttttCTATATTCTGATTTCCGAAAACAGAAGATAAATACGGTTTGTTCAAAAATGAATTctatattacaaaaaaaaaaaaaaaaaatgataaataaatatatatatatatatatatatatatatatatatgtatatatctatgtgtatgtatatatatatatattttttttttttattctacacatttttttaatataaaattaaaatataaatagtaCCTCATAATATGTTACACAAACAAAAATGCAAAATGTTATccaaaaatataatgacatttttatttatctttattCCATTAAATTTCCTATTCTTAAAGAAGAACTATTCTAGAAcaacatatttttaacaaaattatacatagataataatcatttatttttttaaaatttatttcaaaaaaaaaaaaaaaaaattaaacctattaaaaattaaaaaattctttactttttcttaaaatatataatataattatttgttatatacatataaaaaaatatataatcataatatataaataaattttacattttaataaaaagaaacataaaataaatttatgaaaaatcatatatgtgtaaaaaatcaataaataatctatgatattttatatatattcataaaagAAGACactataaaatattaagtTATATACGactattattttattatacattaaaatagtttaaaatttatataaaatcCTAACTCAATATGtatcttattattatattttatataataaaatatatatatatgtatatattagcaaataatacaaacccaaatatagttatataacataagtatattatattatatatatgtgtgcattttgtttttttctattttatttaataatataacaaaatgataattttatataaataaattataaaataaaataaaaacgTGATAGTATCCAATAAAGAGGTAACTATATAAGttttatttgataattaaaatttatataaaataatagtGTTAATTTATGTTAAATGTAaatagatataatataacataatatatacacataaaaaaaaaacacataaatcataatataaatatatattatatataatcaaatAGCGTAAGGATAATTCctataattaattaaaaaaataataataaaataaaaaatataaaaaatcttaaaatatataatatatatatatatatttatttacatattttatatgacAATAACAACATAGGTTTTTTAAatctatattataaatttactcacttttattatatatatacatatatatattatattatgttatatattacatattatataactaaattattagatttatttgaaaataGTATTTTAAAcgaaatattattaattaagcatatcaaaatatatattatatataataataatataataatacaaaataatatattatataataaaactaaaatacaataattatttattccATTGTtcttaatatttatatatatttttttattaaatataaaatgtattttataaataaaatatatataatacagATCGAACAGAACGGACAAACATAAAACAATTTTGTGgttgtatattttattttatttatagaCGAAAcgaaaaataaaaatatataatatattattagatataataaataatataacaataaaatatagatcaattattatattattattcttacgtaattaattataatattaagaTTTTATTTcgtatataaaaaaaaaatatattataataaataataataataataataaaataattaattatatagctcaattattttttttatatatttttattttttataatcttTTTACATAATGGTCTTgcaaaattataatattttataaatatatttattaaaaacatattaataaaatatatatatatatatatatatatatatatatatatatattaatatattttaattaattctaattttatatatagcatttaaaaaatcaataattataaaaaataaatttgcatataaatatatctaaccatacatataaaatataccttttaataataaacacataaaattatattcaaattcatattttaaatttaattcAATATACATGCataaaataacaataataaaatatatttatataaaatattatatttatatatattatatatataaatatttcaaaaaattatataaacaaatttaatatattagaaatacatatttttatatattaatcaAAAATTGTGAATAAACTGAAGACATATTTATTTGGAAGCATCATTAATGAATTCTTTactcaaaaaaaaatatataagtatataaaacaacataccataaataaaaatattccttctataaaatatttaccttcattttaatacaccatataaaaatatataatttaaataatttatttttattataacatatttatatataaaaattataaatataaagactcattttaataaatattaaaatattataaactatataattatatatatatatatatatatatataatatttttaattaaatatagaatataaataaaataatttatatatttaatattattaaaaaaatatacataaaataaatttttacataaatattttttattattaataatataaaattttacaattttattcttgttatttttcaaatattactactaatatatttttattattattattccTAAATATGGtttttctaaaaaaaaagttcGTTATTTCTgcaaaattttttatatattaataccACAGAATGTAAATTAATCAATATATGTGATATTTTctcttttatatttattaaaaatgtataataaatgaataatataatatacattaaagtaatacatatatgtatctatatatatttatatatttattgatAGGATATTCAACAAATTGCTATTCAAAAACAAGAAAACATATTCAATGAGACAAATATAATACCTTTTCTATCATTGGCACAATCCTCCATAGCACATCCACAAAAAAGTcataaaaagaaaaaaaataaatg comes from the Plasmodium gaboni strain SY75 chromosome Unknown, whole genome shotgun sequence genome and includes:
- a CDS encoding putative alpha/beta hydrolase is translated as MSLYFWITFCIFVCVTYYENSFLNKPYLSSVFGNQNIENILLLRKGNMANILNENLYDSSKYMHKISRGVLYSDDDNILNNYKDYKNKDEKSKKENKNISGNKENHGNENNIIFEDGNPEISFFTNRENLKIARYTWKPKEEKTKAYVFALHGVTTHLRNQYLNYYGRPEWANKNEKTMKECSINESSKLRNSCSQSNNDISNKKKNNENNVNENVNSQNVTNKKDFTKSMDDNNVLLFTESDKDNDVYKNLYYCSKCGLSNYCNCGKRTMSYDSSWIQTLNDNGYTFCGIDNQSHGLSEASRNERCFVEDFENLVADAVQALEIFVNEWKAKNELRPIIIMGTSMGGCIALKMFEKIYDEKKEWRKYIKGLALISPMISLEKQTSTLFVKMLIGLGYILKNFFPLYKFKVLGKTLKYPWIKLDDDTDPYHYHEELKAGIALECLFGTYSCMKSKIIKYIDESDIDIIVLQSKYDNIVDPSGTVNFVNKMVNVYNKKDEEDNSNISQTIKSGGDKNLISNQSNNLSNQTCKYEKDYVILSGKDLKNEDILWKPCDHGHYRNYKRKKNSTKSDKKNEKDKNNYKHLSAHILNYGSHKLSCEPDNKVTSSIFVDWLNNIFN